The following proteins come from a genomic window of Gossypium raimondii isolate GPD5lz chromosome 5, ASM2569854v1, whole genome shotgun sequence:
- the LOC105766194 gene encoding plant UBX domain-containing protein 11 isoform X2, with product MERSESFSSLTFKGSIPEAILEAKIQKKLFVVYISGEDSESKNMEDSTWTDLKLKESLSKYCVLLHICGGSTDAANFSAIYPQKSVPCITAIGYNGVQVWQSEGSISAEVLASSLEKAWLSLHIQETTAAVLSAALASKKYESSSSGSSTVSQSEQGSSSSASVPSTTMANVVQTLESNPSVMSVVMEENRDCEQTVKEKNPELVENGSSESFSTDNLANIVDEQCDITNEEMRTVVSSVTSSLAVHASSHPEDDCLIPVKGTDHQPSCPAGSMPVSAAEAEKDMQHVKDKVDGALENTTTANIPTDVHLNIRLPDSSSLQEKFPVTYTLSMIKDYVDRNQSNGMGSYDLAIPYPRRLFGDQDLIKSLLDLGLFNRQALIVVPRRRTAGFQGQRPSDDNRNLTPIEDSAGSSGGYFSYIKSFLSYVNPFAYLGGGASSSTTGQESQSSIWEYSESLCC from the exons ATGGAAAGGTCCGAATCTTTCTCATCTCTTACATTCAAAGGTTCAATACCTGAAGCAATTCTTGAAGCTAAAATCCAGAAGAAGCTTTTCGTGGTCTACATTTCAG GTGAAGATTCTGAGTCGAAAAACATGGAGGATTCTACCTGGACTgacttaaaa TTAAAAGAGTCACTGTCAAAGTATTGCGTTCTATTGCATATCTGTGGTGGAAGCACCGATGCTGCAAATTTTTCTGCCATAT ACCCGCAGAAATCTGTCCCATGTATAACGGCAATTGGATATAATGGTGTACAAGTTTGGCAAAGTG AAGGGAGTATTAGTGCTGAAGTTTTGGCATCCAGTTTAGAGAAGGCATGGTTGAGTCTTCATATCCAG GAAACAACGGCAGCTGTCCTTAGTGCTGCACTTGCTTCAAAGAAATATGAATCATCTAGTTCTGGGTCATCTACTGTTAGCCAGTCTGAACAAGGAAGTTCTTCAAGTGCTTCTGTTCCATCAACCACAATGGCCAATGTTGTCCAGACCTTGGAGTCTAACCCATCTGTTATGTCTGTGGTGATGGAGGAAAACAGAGATTGTGAGCAAACAGTTAAG GAGAAAAATCCTGAATTGGTTGAAAATGGTAGTTCAGAATCATTTAGCACTGACAACTTAGCTAACATTGTGGATGAACAATGTGATATTACCAATGAAGAAATGAGGACAGTTGTTAGTTCTGTTACTTCAAGTCTAGCAGTTCATGCATCCTCTCATCCTGAAGATGATTGTCTCATCCCAGTAAAGGGCACTGATCATCAGCCAAGTTGTCCTGCTGGAAGTATGCCAGTGAGTGCTGCAGAAGCAGAGAAAGACATGCAACATGTGAAGGATAAAGTAGATGGTGCATTAGAAAATACTACAACTGCAAACATACCAACTGATGTTCATTTAAATATCCGATTACCTGACAGTAGTAGCCTACAGGAGAAGTTTCCTGTGACATACACACTGAGTATGATTAAAGACTATGTGGATAGAAACCAATCAAATGGCATGGGCTCCTATGATCTTGCCATTCCTTATCCTCGCAGGTTATTTGGTGATCAAG ATCTGATTAAATCTTTATTGGACTTGGGTCTGTTTAACAGACAAGCATTGATAGTAGTTCCACGTCGGAGAACCGCTGGTTTCCAAGGGCAAAGACCATCTGATGACAATAGAAATTTGACACCTATAGAAGATTCTGCAGGAAGCAGTGGGGGATATTTTTCATACATCAAAAGCTTTTTGTCTTATGTAAATCCTTTTGCTTATCTCGGTGGTGGTGCCAGCTCTTCAACTACTGGACAGGAATCTCAAAGTAGCATCTGGGAATACAGTGAGTCACTCTGCTGTTGA